Proteins encoded in a region of the Gallus gallus isolate bGalGal1 chromosome 35, bGalGal1.mat.broiler.GRCg7b, whole genome shotgun sequence genome:
- the LOC112531056 gene encoding mucin-4 isoform X19, which translates to MPRLKQRRPQPLRYGSPGASPAPRRPPKEPSSSPSSSSSSSSGTPPAMPSEPDPPYRRRPTPQTPPNSGGCPLDIPLLLEELRVLQQRQLRQMQLTEDICRQVLLLGALSTPKSRAPPTPPPPPHKKPHFITGKPFFPLFPPKNQPHAAAFFLATPYRGVGVTPVVSAHPPNLGGGDAGGTRHECGFCGKGFGSESARQIHLRSHTGERPYGCSVCGNRFTTRGNLKVHYHRHRQKVPRLAVSPQPTNRGQLASSNTQLASSNNQLASSSMEPLLNTQLASNNNQLASSSMEPLLNTQLASSNTQLASSNNQLASNSMEPLVNTQLASSNNQLASSNTQLASSNNQLASNSMEPLVNTQLASSNNQLASSSMEPLLNTHVASSNTQLASNNNQLASSSMEPLLNTQLASSNTQLASSNTQLASSNNQLASNSMEPLLNIQLASSNTQLASNNNQLASSSMEPLINTQLASSNTQLASSNNQLASNSMEPLVNTQLASSNNQLASSNNQSASNSVQQLVNTQLASSDTQLASNNNQLASNSMEPLVNTQLASSNNHLASSNAQLASSNNQLASNSMEPLVNTQLASSNNHLASSNTQLVSNSMQPLINTQLASSNSHLASSSNQLASNNNQLASKGVQPLANTQLASSNTHLASNNIKLSSSNTQLAAGNVQPLVNIQLASSNTQLASNSVQLLVNTQLASSNNQLASKNIQSASSNTQPLSSTQPTSSNTQAMAKNTQLASNNTQLMANNTQSTSNNNQLMANTQSTSNNTHLMANNNQLTSSNTQLASNNTQLMANNTQSTSNNTQLMANNTQSTSNNNQLMANTQSTSNNTQLMANNTQLTSSNTQLASNNTQLMANNTQSTSSNTQLMANNTQLISNNTQLMANNTQSTSNNNQLMANNTQSTSSNTQLIANNNPLTSSNTQLASNNTQLTSSNTQLTSNNTQLMANNTQSTSNNTQLMANNTQSTSNNNQLMANNTQSTSNNNQLLANTRMNNNTQARSANTQLNSNNTPVTSSNTQPISDTQPVPTNTLPSTNTLPSTNTLPSTNTQPPPSNTQPTGNTQSVPEAQPMSANTQLISNTQLISNTQPKSLNSQLMSADTQPTPDTQLMADDTQSISDNTQPTSSNTQLLANNTQSVSNTQLTADNTPPISNNAPPISSTQLMATNTQPNSSNTQLISNTPLMANNIQLMANNTQQISSTQLISSNTQMISNTSPPISNTQLMANNTQPSSNTQLTTTNTQLTFNTTPPISNTQLMATNTQLTSNTTPRISNTQPMATNNQLTSNTTPPLSNTQLTANNTQLMATNTQLTATNTQLTSNTTPPISNTQLTATNTQLMATNTQLTSSTTPPISNTQLTATNTQLMATNTQLTATNTPPISNTQLTANNTQLMANNTQLTATNTQLTATNTQLTSSNTQLTSNTQLMATNTQLTTTNTQLMATNTQLMATNTQLTSNTTPPISNTQLMATNTQLTATNTQLTSSNTQLTSNTQLMATNTQLTTTNTQLMATNTQLMATNTQLTSNTTPPISNTQLMATNTQLTATNTQLTSSNTQLTSNTQLMATNTQLTTTNTQLMATNTQLMATNTQLTSNTTPPISNTQLMATNTQLTATNTQLTSSNTQLTSNTQLMATNTQLTATNTQLTSNTTPPISNTQLLTTTIQPLPTNTVLLLKTTDVQPRLGDENTPPSQTPKPRTTGWAFLGAPPHFWVPPISETTKLPQLVAKYPQPTGGGTRTQCPVCRRVLSCPRGSRSYFGGHIPFRCRVCGRGFSSRGHLRAHFGGHRGVPPNSCSVGDGVGSQQRVRGYLGRGPLPHGEGEERNEEEEEEDGEEEAGEADPQIGGGPPKEEEEEEGRKAERRGRAGSPPRNTGRGTEDTEPPPKKQGKGEK; encoded by the exons ATGCCGCGGTTGAagcagcgccggccgcagccgcTCCGATACG GCTCCCCCGGTGCCTCCCCAgccccccgccgccctcccaaggagccttcctcctccccctcctcctcctcctcctcctcctcggggACCCCTCCAGCCATGCCATCAGAACCGGACCCCCCATACCGCCGTCGCCCCACACCTCAAACCCCCCCAAATTCGGGGGGCTGCCCCCTGGACATCCCACTGTTGCTGGAAGAGCTGCGGGTGTTGCAACAGCGTCAGCTCCGCCAGATGCAGCTGACCGAGGACATCTGTCGCCAGGTCCTCCTCctgggggctctgagcaccccaAAATCCCGCGCCCCCCCGaccccgcctccccccccccacaaaaaGCCCCATTTCATCACGGGGAAaccttttttccctcttttcccccccaaaaaccaACCTCACGCCGCCGCCTTCTTCTTAGCAACTCCCTACCGCGGGGTCGGGGTGACGCCGGTGGTCTCGGCCCACCCCCCAAATTTAGGTGGGGGGGACGCGGGGGGGACACGTCACGAGTGTGGGTTTTGTGGGAAGGGGTTCGGGAGTGAGAGCGCCCGGCAGATCCACCTGAGGTCCCACACAGGAGAACGGCCCTACGGCTGTAGTGTCTGCGGCAACCGGTTCACCACGCGTGGCAACCTGAAGGTTCACTACCACCGGCACCGACAGAAGGTCCCCCGCCTGGCCGTGAGCCCACAGCCCACCAACAGGGGCCAG TTGGCCTCCAGCAACACCCAGTTGGCCTCCAGCAACAACCAGCTGGCTTCCAGCAGCATGGAACCACTTCTCAACACCCAG TTGGCCTCCAACAACAACCAGTTGGCTTCCAGCAGCATGGAACCACTTCTCAACACCCAGTTGGCCTCCAGCAACACCCAGTTGGCCTCCAGCAACAACCAGTTGGCTTCCAACAGCATGGAACCACTTGTCAACACCCAGTTGGCCTCCAGCAACAACCAGTTGGCCTCCAGCAACACCCAGTTGGCCTCCAGCAACAACCAGTTGGCTTCCAACAGCATGGAACCACTTGTCAACACCCAGTTGGCCTCCAGCAACAACCAGCTGGCTTCCAGCAGCATGGAACCACTTCTCAACACCCACGTGGCCTCCAGCAACACCCAGTTGGCCTCCAACAACAACCAGCTGGCTTCCAGCAGCATGGAACCACTTCTCAACACCCAGTTGGCCTCCAGCAACACCCAGTTGGCCTCCAGCAACACCCAGTTGGCCTCCAGCAACAACCAGTTGGCCTCCAACAGCATGGAACCACTTCTCAACATCCAGTTGGCCTCCAGCAACACCCAGTTGGCCTCCAACAACAACCAGTTGGCTTCCAGCAGCATGGAACCACTTATCAACACCCAGCTGGCCTCCAGCAACACCCAGTTGGCCTCCAGCAACAACCAGTTGGCTTCCAACAGCATGGAACCACTTGTCAACACCCAGTTGGCCTCCAGCAACAACCAGTTGGCCTCCAGCAACAACCAGTCGGCCTCCAACAGCGTGCAACAACTTGTCAACACCCAGCTGGCCTCCAGCGACACACAGTTGGCATCCAACAACAACCAGCTGGCTTCCAACAGCATGGAACCACTTGTCAACACCCAGTTGGCCTCCAGCAACAACCATTTGGCCTCCAGCAACGCCCAGTTGGCCTCCAGTAACAACCAGTTGGCTTCCAACAGCATGGAACCGCTTGTCAACACCCAGCTGGCCTCCAGCAACAACCATTTGGCCTCCAGCAACACCCAGTTGGTCTCCAACAGTATGCAACCACTCATCAACACCCAACTGGCCTCCAGCAACAGTCACTTGGCCTCTAGCAGCAATCAGTTGGCCTCCAACAACAACCAGCTGGCTTCCAAGGGCGTGCAACCTCTTGCCAACACCCAGTTGGCTTCCAGCAACACCCACCTGGCCTCCAACAACATCAAATTGTCCTCCAGCAACACCCAGTTGGCCGCCGGCAACGTGCAACCACTTGTCAACATCCAGCTGGCCTCCAGCAACACGCAACTGGCCTCCAACAGCGTGCAACTGCTTGTCAACACCCAACTGGCCTCCAGCAACAACCAGCTGGCCTCTAAAAACATTCAGTCGGCTTCCAGCAACACCCAACCACTCAGCAGCACTCAACCGACCTCCAGCAACACCCAAGCGATGGCTAAAAACACCCAGCTGGCCTCCAACAACACCCAACTGATGGCAAACAACACCCAATCGACCTCCAACAACAACCAGCTAATGGCCAACACCCAGTCGACCTCCAACAACACCCATCTGATGGCAAACAACAACCAACTGACATCCAGCAACACCCAGCTGGCCTCCAACAACACCCAACTGATGGCCAACAACACCCAATCGACCTCCAACAACACCCAACTGATGGCCAACAACACCCAATCGACCTCCAACAACAACCAGCTGATGGCCAACACCCAGTCGACCTCCAACAACACCCAACTGATGGCAAACAACACCCAACTGACATCCAGCAACACCCAGCTGGCCTCCAACAACACCCAACTGATGGCCAACAACACCCAATCGACCTCCAGCAACACCCAACTGATGGCAAACAACACCCAATTGATCTCCAACAACACCCAACTGATGGCCAACAACACCCAATCGACCTCCAACAACAACCAGCTGATGGCCAACAACACCCAATCGACCTCCAGCAACACCCAACTGATAGCAAACAACAACCCACTGACATCCAGCAACACCCAGCTGGCCTCCAACAACACCCAACTGACATCCAGCAACACCCAGCTGACCTCCAACAACACCCAACTGATGGCCAACAACACCCAATCGACCTCCAACAACACCCAACTGATGGCCAACAACACCCAATCGACCTCCAACAACAACCAGCTGATGGCCAACAACACCCAATCGACCTCCAACAACAACCAGCTGCTGGCCAACACCCGAATGAACAACAACACCCAAGCACGGTCCGCCAACACTCAACTCAACTCCAACAACACCCCAGTGACGTCCAGCAACACCCAACCAATCTCTGACACCCAACCCGTCCCCACCAACACCCTCCCCTCTACCAACACCCTCCCCTCTACCAACACCCTCCCCTCTACCAACACCCAACCGCCTCCCAGCAACACCCAACCAACGGGCAACACCCAGTCGGTGCCTGAAGCTCAGCCAATGTCTGCCAACACCCAACTGATCTCCAACACCCAACTGATCTCCAACACCCAACCGAAGTCCCTGAACAGCCAACTGATGTCTGCTGACACCCAACCAACGCCCGACACCCAGCTGATGGCGGATGACACCCAGTCTATCTCCGACAACACCCAGCCAACCTCCAGCAACACCCAACTGTTGGCTAACAACACCCAATCAGTCTCCAACACCCAACTGACAGCCGACAACACCCCACCCATCTCCAACAACGCCCCGCCCATCTCCAGCACCCAACTGATGGCCACCAACACCCAACCAAATTCCAGCAACACCCAGCTGATCTCCAACACCCCACTGATGGCCAACAACATCCAACTGATGGCCAACAACACCCAACAGATCTCCAGCACCCAACTGATCTCCAGCAACACCCAAATGATCTCCAACACCAGCCCACCCATCTCTAACACCCAACTGATGGCCAACAACACCCAACCCTCCTCCAACACCCAACTGACGACCACCAACACCCAGCTGACCTTCAACACCACCCCACCCATCTCCAACACCCAACTGATGGCCACCAACACCCAACTGACCTCCAACACCACCCCACGCATCTCCAACACCCAACCGATGGCCACCAACAACCAACTGACCTCCAACACCACCCCACCCCTCTCCAACACCCAACTGACGGCCAACAACACCCAACTGATGGCCACCAACACCCAACTGACGGCCACCAACACCCAACTGACCTCCAACACCACCCCCCCCATCTCCAACACCCAACTGACGGCCACCAACACCCAACTGATGGCCACCAACACCCAGCTGACCTCCAGCACCACCCCCCCCATCTCCAACACCCAACTGACGGCCACCAACACCCAACTGATGGCCACCAACACCCAACTGACGGCCACCAACACCCCACCCATCTCCAACACCCAACTGACGGCCAACAACACCCAACTGATGGCCAACAACACCCAACTGACAGCCACCAACACCCAACTGACAGCCACCAACACCCAACTGACCTCCAGCAACACTCAACTGACCTCCAACACCCAACTGATGGCCACCAACACCCAACTGACGACCACCAACACCCAACTGATGGCCACCAACACCCAACTGATGGCCACCAACACCCAACTGACCTCCAACACCACCCCACCCATCTCCAACACCCAACTGATGGCCACCAACACCCAACTGACAGCCACCAACACCCAACTGACCTCCAGCAACACTCAACTGACCTCCAACACCCAACTGATGGCCACCAACACCCAACTGACGACCACCAACACCCAACTGATGGCCACCAACACCCAACTGATGGCCACCAACACCCAACTGACCTCCAACACCACCCCACCCATCTCCAACACCCAACTGATGGCCACCAACACCCAACTGACAGCCACCAACACCCAACTGACCTCCAGCAACACTCAACTGACCTCCAACACCCAACTGATGGCCACCAACACCCAACTGACGACCACCAACACCCAACTGATGGCCACCAACACCCAACTGATGGCCACCAACACCCAACTGACCTCCAACACCACCCCACCCATCTCCAACACCCAACTGATGGCCACCAACACCCAACTGACGGCCACCAACACCCAACTGACCTCCAGCAACACTCAACTGACCTCCAACACCCAACTGATGGCCACCAACACCCAACTGACGGCCACCAACACCCAACTGACCTCCAACACCACTCCCCCCATCTCCAACACCCAACTGCTGACCACCACCATACAACCTCTCCCCACCAACACCGTCCTCCTACTGAAGACAACCGACGTCCAACCGAGGCTGGGTGACGAAAACACCCCTCCATCCCAAACCCCCAAACCCAGAACCACCGGTTGGGCATTTTTGGGTGCTCCCCCCCATTTTTGGGTCCCCCCCATTTCGGAAACCACCAAACTCCCCCAATTGGTGGCAAAATACCCCCAACCAACAGGCGGAGGGACCCGAACCCAATGCCCGGTGTGCCGCCGGGTGTTGAGCTGCCCACGGGGGTCACGGTCGTATTTTGGGGGTCACATCCCCTTCCGGTGTAGGGTCTGTGGGAGGGGGTTCTCCAGTCGGGGTCACCTGAGGGCTCATTTTGGGGGTCACCGCGGGGTACCCCCGAATTCCTGTAGCGTTGGCGATGGCGTGGGGTCGCAACAACGCGTCCGGGGGTATTTGGGGAGGGGGCCGCTGCCCCACGGAGAGGGGGAAGAGAGgaacgaggaggaggaggaggaggatggagaggaagaAGCGGGCGAAGCGGACCCCCAAATTGGGGGGGGACCCCcgaaggaggaagaggaggaggaggggaggaaggcgGAGAGGAGGGGACGCGCGGGGAG TCCCCCCAGGAACACAGGGAGGGGCACAGAGGACACGgagcccccccccaaaaaacaggggaagggggagaaatAA